TCCTTTTGTAAAAGAATCAAGACTACCGCCTTTTTCAGCAGAACCAGGGTCAATAGAATTTTCTGTTGCAAGTGTAGCAAAGTCAGCACCGCCATCTAATTGGGCTTTTAATTCATTTGCTTTTTGCTCATCTTCCACTAAAATATGGCTAGCAGTAATTTTATAGTTAAAATTGTTCTTTTTCATGTTGTCGTATTCTTTTTTGAGTTCATCTTCTGTAAATGCTTTTCCGTCACGGATTACTTTTATCATTAAAATACGACTTTTCATATCTTCGCGTAATTCTTTTTCACTTCCATACCCGAATTGAGGGATTGCTTCTTTGAATTGTGCTTCCGAGTATCCTAATTCGTCGCGAATATCTTTTATTTCTTTATCGATTTCTTTGTCCGTTACTTTATATTTTTTTCCTAAAATTTGTTTCTCTACTAAATCTTTTACGATTTGTTTTCCTTGATCGGTTTGTTTGATTTGTTCATATACATCTTCTGTCGTAACCGATCCTGCATTTGATTTTACAAGGGTTCCATTGCTTCCACTACAACCTGCAAGGGCAATGACACCAACTGCAGCAATAGTTAAAATTGTTTTTTTCATTAGATATAACACTCCTATAGCCGTAAATTTCAATAACATTTTAACTATAACATAGTTTATAATGAAAGAAAAAAGAAAAATGGAAGAAGTCTACATTTTCTTTCGTATGTCGCACAAGGAGAGAAAAAAATGCAACAAAGACAGCGTGTTAAAAAACAGATATTTCATGTATGGAAATTTTTTGCCCTTACTTTTTTCGTTTTATTGCTTCTTTCGTGGGGAAGTTTATTCGTTCTTTATCAAATTTATTTGCCAACCGCAAAAGAAACACCAACAACTAATGTAAAAGAAATCAAAGGAGAACCAGTATTAACTTTTCAATTATCGAAAGAAGAATTGAATAACCTTTTTGAGTATGCTGTTTCCAAAAGTAAAACGAAATCCATTGAATATATGCCTTATTTAAAAGGGGAAGAATTAGTTATTGATGGAAAAGTGAAAATTTTAGGACGAAAAGTAGATATGAAATTAACTGGTATGCCAAAGGTTACAAAAGAAGGGAATTTACAAGTAGATATAGAACATATGCAATTAGGATTATTAAACTTGCCACAAGACCGAGTATTACAAGCAGTTGTGAATGAAGGGAATTTGCCAAAATGGATTGACATTGACTCGAAAAAAGAACGGGTAACCATTCTAGTGACGAATCTAACAATTGAAGAACAATTTAAATTAGAAGTGAAAGAAATGGACTTAAAAAAAGATAAAGTATTAATTAACATTTATGAATAGAAAAAAGATAAGAAATAATATGGATTTTCCGCTATAATATGAGAAGAAGGATTAGAAAAATGGCGGGGATAGATGATGGAAACATTCGAAAAACGGATCGAACGTTTAGAATATTATCAAAAATTATTACTACAAATGATGAACCCGAATAAATATCCATTTTATAAAATGGTTATTGAAAAGGGGTTAACAGAACACGAAGTACGTACATTATTTACATGTTGTGAGGAACTAACGAAGGAATTTGAAATTCAAAAACAAATGGGATTTGTAGAATTTAGATCGCTTCTCGTCCAGTTTGTCGGCATGCTACATCCTCGTTTAACGCCAAAAGAAACGATTGAAAGTCTCTTACAACAAGGTTTTTACGTACCGCTTATGACACAATTAATGCGCAACATTGAATTAATACACAAGGAAGAAAAAGCTAGGAAACTGTGACCGTGATGGCCACAGTTTCCTAGCTTTTTGTTACCACTTTTTCTTGATTATATTTATTATCTTCTGTAAGAAAAGAAGTATCAAAAATCTCCATGAAATCATTACCATAAATGTTACGAAGCATTACCATCACTTGGTCAAAGTCTGGAAACTTATGAAAAAGTTCTTGAAATGGTTGTACGCTATTATACACAGCGTAGCTAGTCGGATTAAAATCTTTTAATGTTTGTAAAAGTAATGCTTCTCCTTGCATTGTCAATTCCACATATGTGTTCCGTTTATCTGCTTCTTTTTTAGAAAAGGTTAGATACCCTCTACGTTCTAAATTTTTAGAGAAATTAAATGCCGTTGATACGTGCATGACACCAAATTTGGCAATTTCAGAAATAGACGTTCCTTGGAGTTGATAGGCAATCCATAAAATATGATGTTCGTTAATATTTAAATCGTATGGTTTAATCCATGTTTGCCAATCTTTTTCGACTGATTTCCATAAAGCTTTGCTTAGTTGAGCGACTTGATGGCAAAATAACATCGCGTCTTTTTTTGATATAAACTCTTCGTTTGTCATCCACTTCACCTTCTAGTAAATATTTCGGAAAGTATAAAAATACATCGTTGTTATAAAAAATGCATAAAATAATGGAGAAAATCCTGTTTTTCTTCTTTTTTTCTTTTCTATAAAAATAAAAAAGCAGCTTTATTTTTCTTGGTTTCTTAATTTTTCTTCTAATTCGTCCATTTCTTCTTTAATAGAATTTATTTCTTCATTAATGGTATCTAAGTTGTCACCTGTTGAGTTTTTCCACTGTGTAATAGAATCTTTCATATCTGTTGTAAAGTCTTTGATGCTATTCGAACAGATTTGAGTTGTTTCTAATAGCTGATCTTTCACATTTAAAAAAGTTGATTTAAAACACTCTTGGTTCGTTTTACACGTATCGATAGAGCTAGCAATTTTCTCGCGTAGTTCTTTACCAGAATATTTTGTTGTACTTAACACCGCAATACCTGCAATGATTCCACCTGTCAAAAAGCCTGATAAAAAAGATTTTGTTTTTGCCAAGATGAAAACCCCCTTATCCGAAAATAGGATTTTTATACCTTATTAATTTGTTATTATATCATAAAAATGAATATTTATTATATCAATTAATGAATTATTTTGAAAATTTACTATTTTAAAAATAAAAAAGAGCCGAAATAATCGACTCTTTTTTTATGAATTAATAAGCAAACTTCATACGTTGATTTAGTGTAACGGCAATAGGGTATACAATAGCCATTAAAATAGCATTTAGAGCCGCAGCAGGAAGGACTACTGTTAGGAATAAAGCTAAAAATCCAGTTCCAGCTGGTAAACCTGCAAAAATAAGTGCAACACCTAAGAAAATAGTTCCGCTAATAATAGTTCCAATAATCGTAAATACGATAGCTCCTAACGTTGTTTTGAAAAATTTTGGTGCTATTAATAATAATCCAAAAACACAAAAGGCTGTAATCGGTTTATCAATCATATTTGCTAATTGTCCACCTGGGAAACTAGTTGTTAAAGCGGAAATAATTGCTGTTGCTAACGATGTGACAAATACGTATTGCACTTTAGGAAAAAGTAAAATACTTAAAAACATCATTGTTAACATCATGTCAGGTTTCATTCCAAATACAAATCCAGGGATGACAGTGTGTAACACAGCCCCAATCCCAATCATTACACCAAGTAACGCTAATACTTTTGTTTTCATACTAATCTCTCCTCATCTCTACTTACTATTCTTTGTCACTCCAATCGTACACTGTTGTCGATTGCAAGAAACGTATTTATACTGTACTAGAAAAAACTGATTTTTTCAAGCATTAACCATGTTGTTTTTGGAATTCTATCATAAAGTCACGTAAAGCTATACATGCTTCTTTTGGAACTGCGTTATAAATAGATGCGCGGCATCCTCCGATAGAACGGTGACCATTTAATCCAACAAATCCTTTTTCTTTTGCTTCTTGTAAAAATTGTTTTTCTAATTCGCTATCGCTTAAGTTAAATGTAACGTTCATTAGAGAACGGCTATCTTCTTTTGCGTGACCAATATAGAAACCATTGCTTGCGTCAATGGCATCGTATAAAATAGCAGCTTTTTCTTCATTTGCTTTTTCAATTGCTTTTACGCCACCTTGTTCTTTTACCCATTCTAGAACGAGTGAAAGCATATAAATACCGAATGTTGGTGGTGTGTTGTAAAGAGAATTTTTCTCAGCGTGTGTGCTGTATTTTAACATTGTCGGAATATTTTCATCTTCTTTTCCAATTAAATCTTTACGGATAATGACAACCGTTACACCTGATGGACCTAAGTTTTTCTGAGCACCAGCATAAATCATGCCGAAATTTTCAACTGGAAGAGGGCGACTTAAAATGTCACTACTCATATCTGCAATAAGAGGTACATTTACTTTAGGAAATACTTTCCATTGCGTACCGTAAATTGTATTATTCGATGTAATGTGTAGATAAGCTGCATTTTCAGATAGTTGAATATTTTCTAACGCTGGAATGAAGTTATGTTTTTCATCTTTACTACTAGCACTTACATGTGTCGCTCCTACTTTTTTTGCTTCTTTTAACGCTTTTTCACTCCAAGAACCTGTTAATACGTAGTTTGCAACTTGGCCTTCTTGAAGTAAATTCATCGGGATCATAGAAAATTGTGTGCTAGCTCCACCTTGTAAGAAAAGAATGTCGTAATTTTCTGGTATTTGTAGTAATTCATACAATAATTCTTTTGCGCGGTTATGAACAGCTTCGTATTCTTTACTACGGTGACTTAATTCCATCACGCTCATACCTGTATTTTGAAAATCCACTAATTCTTTTTGAGCTTTTTCTAATACTGCTAATGGAAGTGCAGAAGGACCTGCATTAAAATTATATGCTCGTTTCATTTTGTTCGTCTCCTTTGTATGTAGTCGAATCTTTTATTAATATCCTATCATGTTTTTATCCTAAATGTACGGTTTTTATCGCATAAATTACGATATTTTTTTCTAAAACGCTTTCATTTCACGAAAAAAAGAACAATGTCAGAAAAAGCTGCGGTATGCAGCTTTCTAACATGATGATAAATTCGCTTGAATTTTGCTTGCTAGTTGTTGCAATTCTTCAGGAGTGTATTTATCCATATTATTCACCCATTGCGCTTTAAAACCATCCTTTGTTTTGTTATAACGCGGAATAAGATGAAGATGAAAATGAAAAACTGTTTGACTAGCTACTTCTCCCGTATTACTCACAAGGTTCATACCTTCTGGTTGGAATGTTTCTTTGATTGCGTTTGCAATTTTTGGAACGACACGGAAAAGAGCGGCAGCATTTTCTTCGCTTAATTCATATACATTTGCTTGATGTTCTTTTGGGATGATTAATGTATGACCTTTTGTTACTTGGCTGATGTCAATAAAAGCTAATACGTGTTCATCTTCGTAAATTTTTGCACTAGGTATGTCGCTATTAATGATTTTACAAAAAATACAGTTTGGATCAAAATTCATGTTTACCACTCCTTACAATCATATTATTTCCTATTTTATCAAACTATAGTCTAATACGGTAGTATAGAAAAGGAATCGCTCAGCATAGAATAATCTATTCGAAATACATAGGTGGATTTGGTAAAATGAAAAGTAGAATAAATAAAGGTAGGTATTGGATATGAAAGATTTATTACGTGTGGAACATCTTACAGGTGGTTACGCTTCGTCTAAGCCTGTTTTAAACAATGTGAACTTTTCGATTGGAAAAGGAGAATTAGTTGCACTAATTGGATTAAACGGAGCGGGGAAAAGTACAACCATTAAACATATTATTGGGTTACTAGAGCCGAAAAAAGGGGCAGTAAAATTAAACGGGAAAACGTTAGAAGATGATCCGGAAGCATACAAAAAAAGTTTTACGTATATTCCTGAAATGCCCATTCTTTATGATGAACTAACATTATGGGAACATTTAGAGTTAACTGCAATGGCGTATGGAATAGAACGAAAAACATTTGAAGAGCGGGCGAATCATTTATTGAAAGAATACCGGATGGAAAAAAGTAAAAATTGGTACCCAGGTCGTTTTTCGAAAGGAATGCGCCAAAAGGTAATGATTATGTGTGCATTTTTAGTAGAACCGTCGTTATATATTGTCGATGAACCGTTTATGGGACTAGACCCAATTGGCATTAACTCACTTTTAGAAGAAATGATGAAAGCCAGAGAAAAAGGGGCGTCGATTTTAATGTCTACCCACATTTTATCGACAGCAGAACAATATTGTGATCGTTTTATTATTATTCATAATGGAAAAATTATTGCAGATGGAACGTTAGAAGTGTTACAAAAGAAATTTAAAAAAGAACAGGCAACACTGGATGAAATATATATTGAATTAACAAAGGAACGATAAAAATGATAAATGTAAAAGAGTTATGGAAAAAAAGGTTTGATGAAACGAGACAAGAGATTTCTTCATATGCTAGATTGATGTTTAATGATCATTTTATGATTGTGATTTTGTTCATGTTAATTGCAGGTGCATATTTATATCAACAATCATTAGATAAGATGTCACCAAGCTTTCCATCTAGCATCGTGATAGCGGTTATTTTAGGACTTGTTATGGTCATTACTCCTATTTATACGATGTTAAAAGAACCGGATTTAGTGTTTAGGTGGCCGCAATCCCATCATATGCAACCATATTTTAATCGTACATTACTAGTTGTATCAAGTATCCAAAGTTTTATTGTCATTGTTGTGAGCTTTATGTTGTTACCGCTCTATTTGGCAAGTGAACTTGGATCGAAAAATCAGTTTTTTCTTTTATTAGCGGTGTTGCTAGCAATGAAAATCTTCAATGTGTATTGGACGTGGGTATGGAAACGTGTGTATGACGTCACACTTCACCGAATAGAACTTTTCTTTCGTTTATTGATTCATATCGTATTGCTTTATGTCATCATCGAAAAGAATTTTGTTCAAGGGATGATGTTATGGGGCATCGTAGCTGTTATTTTAACCGTTAGTTATTATGGAATGATTGTAAAAAAACATTCTTTAAAATGGGAATTATTAATCGAAGAACAAAAGACAGGAATGTTACGTTTTTACAAAGCAGCAAACCAATTTACGGATGTGCAAAAGTTAGCAATGCAAGTTCGTCCAAGAAGATATATGACATGGGTGCTAAAAAACGTTCCATTTCAACAACCATATACATACCTTTATATGTATACACGTGCTTTTTTACGTGCCGGTGATTACTTTGGCATGTATATCCGATTAACGGTATTAGCGTTCATTATTGCATCATTTACTAATCAATTTTATTTCTTATTAGGTATTCTGATTGCAACCGTTTATTTAATAGGCTATCAATTAATTCCGTTATATCGTCATTATGATCACTCTATGATGGTACAATTGTATCCAGTGAAAGAAGAAGATAAAAAAATTGCGTATATTAATTTTATTTTAATGTTGCTTATTATCGAAACGATTCTTTATTCTGCCCTCGTTTGGATATTTACGAAAAGCTGGGTAGATGCAGCGAATATTTTATTTTTTGCTTCGATGTTTTCTTTCTGGTTTGCCTTTAAATACATAAAAAAACGGATTGATTAATCCCTTGTTACGTTTGTAATAAGGGTTTTTTCTTGCATTACGGAAGGAAAGGAGCAAAAAAGTGAAAAAAATTTCTGCTTTTTTAGTTTTACTAGGGGCTATTTGTTATGGTGCTCAATCATCTATCGTCAAAATTTTATATGACTATGGTTTAACGATGTGGCAAGTGCTTTTTTTAGAATATACGTTAGGTAGTATTATTTTTTTACTATACGTGTTGGTGAAAGAGCGAAAAGCGTTCTTTTCTTTAACATGGGTGGAAATTGTAAAATTATCCTTATTAGCCATTTTAGGTCCGGGGTTGACGAGTGTTTTTTATTATTTAGCATTAACGTATTTGCCAGCTAGTTTAGGTGTTATTTTTTTATTTCAATATTTACTTTTTATCATTTTATTTGAAAAATTATTTAATCGTTCGGTATTATCATTGTTACAAGTAGCAGCTGTTATGCTTATCTTTTTAGGTACCTTTTTAGCTGTAGATGGATTTTCGATGAACGTATCATCTTTCCATTGGAAAGGTGCAATATTTGGTGTTTTTTCTGCTTTCACGTATGCTATTTTTTTATTCTTTACCGATAAAGTATCGACGATTTCTACACCAGTAGTAAGAAGTACAATCGTTGCAGTAAGTATTATGATTGCTGCAATGCTAATTAAAAATCCAATAGAAGTGTTTTCTAATATTGAGCCTAGTATTTCTACGTTTTTATTATTGGGTATTATCGTCACGTTAATGGGACAAGTAATTCCATTAATTGCGTTTAATATTGGTGTTCCGAATGTTGGGAGTCAACTAGCTAGTATTTTAGGTGCAGTAGAATTACCAGCCGCCATTATTTTTTCCTCCATATTACTAGCGGAACAAATTAAAATGACACAATGGTTCGGAATTATACTGATTACACTAGCAATCATTGTTTCAGAAATAAAATTTACTCTAAAAGGAAAGAAAGAAAAAAGTCGTTGAATTATGAAGGGAAGGAGTGTGCTTTCCATACGGATTTTACGAATCGTGTAGAAGAATAAGGAAGGACAATTCAAATGAGTACAATCCTTTTTAATTTTTAAAAATAATAGTTGACATTTTTGTGAACTC
The genomic region above belongs to Massilibacterium senegalense and contains:
- a CDS encoding peptidylprolyl isomerase, which codes for MKKTILTIAAVGVIALAGCSGSNGTLVKSNAGSVTTEDVYEQIKQTDQGKQIVKDLVEKQILGKKYKVTDKEIDKEIKDIRDELGYSEAQFKEAIPQFGYGSEKELREDMKSRILMIKVIRDGKAFTEDELKKEYDNMKKNNFNYKITASHILVEDEQKANELKAQLDGGADFATLATENSIDPGSAEKGGSLDSFTKGTLVKEFEDVAFGMKEGEISAPVKSQFGYHIIKLEKKEELSYDKMKNNLKNELLLKSAKPYDDPMEKYKKEVEKLEKEANIKVKDEDLKELFETKETKETKK
- a CDS encoding YpmS family protein — protein: MQQRQRVKKQIFHVWKFFALTFFVLLLLSWGSLFVLYQIYLPTAKETPTTNVKEIKGEPVLTFQLSKEELNNLFEYAVSKSKTKSIEYMPYLKGEELVIDGKVKILGRKVDMKLTGMPKVTKEGNLQVDIEHMQLGLLNLPQDRVLQAVVNEGNLPKWIDIDSKKERVTILVTNLTIEEQFKLEVKEMDLKKDKVLINIYE
- a CDS encoding DUF1878 family protein — protein: METFEKRIERLEYYQKLLLQMMNPNKYPFYKMVIEKGLTEHEVRTLFTCCEELTKEFEIQKQMGFVEFRSLLVQFVGMLHPRLTPKETIESLLQQGFYVPLMTQLMRNIELIHKEEKARKL
- a CDS encoding HTH-type transcriptional regulator Hpr, coding for MTNEEFISKKDAMLFCHQVAQLSKALWKSVEKDWQTWIKPYDLNINEHHILWIAYQLQGTSISEIAKFGVMHVSTAFNFSKNLERRGYLTFSKKEADKRNTYVELTMQGEALLLQTLKDFNPTSYAVYNSVQPFQELFHKFPDFDQVMVMLRNIYGNDFMEIFDTSFLTEDNKYNQEKVVTKS
- a CDS encoding YtxH domain-containing protein, which translates into the protein MAKTKSFLSGFLTGGIIAGIAVLSTTKYSGKELREKIASSIDTCKTNQECFKSTFLNVKDQLLETTQICSNSIKDFTTDMKDSITQWKNSTGDNLDTINEEINSIKEEMDELEEKLRNQEK
- a CDS encoding tryptophan transporter, with the protein product MKTKVLALLGVMIGIGAVLHTVIPGFVFGMKPDMMLTMMFLSILLFPKVQYVFVTSLATAIISALTTSFPGGQLANMIDKPITAFCVFGLLLIAPKFFKTTLGAIVFTIIGTIISGTIFLGVALIFAGLPAGTGFLALFLTVVLPAAALNAILMAIVYPIAVTLNQRMKFAY
- the serC gene encoding 3-phosphoserine/phosphohydroxythreonine transaminase; translated protein: MKRAYNFNAGPSALPLAVLEKAQKELVDFQNTGMSVMELSHRSKEYEAVHNRAKELLYELLQIPENYDILFLQGGASTQFSMIPMNLLQEGQVANYVLTGSWSEKALKEAKKVGATHVSASSKDEKHNFIPALENIQLSENAAYLHITSNNTIYGTQWKVFPKVNVPLIADMSSDILSRPLPVENFGMIYAGAQKNLGPSGVTVVIIRKDLIGKEDENIPTMLKYSTHAEKNSLYNTPPTFGIYMLSLVLEWVKEQGGVKAIEKANEEKAAILYDAIDASNGFYIGHAKEDSRSLMNVTFNLSDSELEKQFLQEAKEKGFVGLNGHRSIGGCRASIYNAVPKEACIALRDFMIEFQKQHG
- a CDS encoding HIT family protein, with the translated sequence MNFDPNCIFCKIINSDIPSAKIYEDEHVLAFIDISQVTKGHTLIIPKEHQANVYELSEENAAALFRVVPKIANAIKETFQPEGMNLVSNTGEVASQTVFHFHLHLIPRYNKTKDGFKAQWVNNMDKYTPEELQQLASKIQANLSSC
- a CDS encoding ABC transporter ATP-binding protein; this translates as MKDLLRVEHLTGGYASSKPVLNNVNFSIGKGELVALIGLNGAGKSTTIKHIIGLLEPKKGAVKLNGKTLEDDPEAYKKSFTYIPEMPILYDELTLWEHLELTAMAYGIERKTFEERANHLLKEYRMEKSKNWYPGRFSKGMRQKVMIMCAFLVEPSLYIVDEPFMGLDPIGINSLLEEMMKAREKGASILMSTHILSTAEQYCDRFIIIHNGKIIADGTLEVLQKKFKKEQATLDEIYIELTKER
- a CDS encoding ABC transporter permease, which produces MINVKELWKKRFDETRQEISSYARLMFNDHFMIVILFMLIAGAYLYQQSLDKMSPSFPSSIVIAVILGLVMVITPIYTMLKEPDLVFRWPQSHHMQPYFNRTLLVVSSIQSFIVIVVSFMLLPLYLASELGSKNQFFLLLAVLLAMKIFNVYWTWVWKRVYDVTLHRIELFFRLLIHIVLLYVIIEKNFVQGMMLWGIVAVILTVSYYGMIVKKHSLKWELLIEEQKTGMLRFYKAANQFTDVQKLAMQVRPRRYMTWVLKNVPFQQPYTYLYMYTRAFLRAGDYFGMYIRLTVLAFIIASFTNQFYFLLGILIATVYLIGYQLIPLYRHYDHSMMVQLYPVKEEDKKIAYINFILMLLIIETILYSALVWIFTKSWVDAANILFFASMFSFWFAFKYIKKRID
- a CDS encoding DMT family transporter, which translates into the protein MKKISAFLVLLGAICYGAQSSIVKILYDYGLTMWQVLFLEYTLGSIIFLLYVLVKERKAFFSLTWVEIVKLSLLAILGPGLTSVFYYLALTYLPASLGVIFLFQYLLFIILFEKLFNRSVLSLLQVAAVMLIFLGTFLAVDGFSMNVSSFHWKGAIFGVFSAFTYAIFLFFTDKVSTISTPVVRSTIVAVSIMIAAMLIKNPIEVFSNIEPSISTFLLLGIIVTLMGQVIPLIAFNIGVPNVGSQLASILGAVELPAAIIFSSILLAEQIKMTQWFGIILITLAIIVSEIKFTLKGKKEKSR